A genomic segment from Aegilops tauschii subsp. strangulata cultivar AL8/78 chromosome 1, Aet v6.0, whole genome shotgun sequence encodes:
- the LOC109766954 gene encoding uncharacterized protein — translation MNPICRRRSALPPPAKTTPTDDENLLPEVLIRLPAQPSSLPRASLVCKQWRHLIADPQFLRRFCAHHREPPIIGVFLDFYRGDLSFRSVLDRPDLIPPERFPVRFDGIEGGGGVEGNDGIWSFRRCRHGRVLFTRGDHLGKGCRQVLVWDPVTGDRRFIGSPPQLDHDWSKSHVQADVLCAAGDKDHVHGSCHSSLFKVVLVCADKLVARACVYSSESNSWGDLISTDVPYHTMSCVGSRSILVGNSLHWFIFGTQTGILKLDLDTRSLAVVEVPPDAHASHHGLYLSTLGGGLGFIVVSDDFVAQLWVRTTDFDGVAGWMPAQAVELNKLLPLRPGEWTNLQTVLGVAGDENVIFVSTNGGVFMVHLESLQFKKIFESNPFAECTTSTIHPFTSFFTAGNNMNVQG, via the coding sequence ATGAACCCTATCTGCCGCCGCCGCTCCGCCTTGCCGCCGCCGGCGAAGACGACCCCGACGGACGATGAAAACCTACTCCCCGAGGTACTCATCCGCCTCCCCGCGCAGCCTTCCTCTCTCCCCCGCGCCTCCCTCGTCTGCAAGCAGTGGCGCCACCTCATCGCCGATCCCCAATTCCTCCGCCGCTTCTGCGCCCACCACCGGGAGCCCCCCATCATCGGCGTGTTCCTGGACTTCTACCGCGGAGACCTCTCCTTCAGGTCGGTCCTGGATCGCCCGGACCTCATCCCGCCCGAGCGCTTCCCCGTGCGGTTCGACGGCatcgaaggcggcggcggcgtcgagggaaACGACGGCATCTGGTCCTTCCGCCGCTGCCGCCACGGCCGCGTGCTCTTCACCAGAGGGGACCACCTCGGCAAGGGCTGCCGCCAGGTCCTGGTGTGGGACCCCGTCACAGGCGACCGCCGCTTCATAGGCAGTCCGCCGCAGTTGGATCACGACTGGAGCAAGTCACATGTGCAAGCGGATGTGCTCTGTGCTGCCGGCGACAAGGATCACGTGCACGGCAGCTGCCACTCGAGCCTCTTCAAGGTCGTCTTGGTGTGCGCCGACAAGCTCGTCGCGCGAGCCTGCGTCTACTCATCGGAGTCCAACTCATGGGGCGATCTCATATCCACCGATGTTCCATATCACACTATGTCTTGTGTTGGAAGTCGAAGCATCCTGGTTGGCAATTCCCTGCACTGGTTTATTTTTGGTACTCAGACTGGCATCCTTAAGCTTGATTTGGATACTCGGAGCCTAGCTGTTGTAGAGGTGCCGCCGGATGCCCATGCTAGTCATCATGGCCTCTACCTGAGTACGCTGGGCGGCGGGCTTGGCTTCATCGTTGTGTCAGACGACTTCGTAGCTCAACTATGGGTGAGGACGACTGATTTTGATGGAGTTGCTGGATGGATGCCGGCACAAGCAGTTGAGTTGAACAAGCTTCTTCCGCTGAGACCAGGCGAGTGGACAAATCTGCAAACGGTGTTGGGGGTTGCTGGAGATGAGAATGTGATATTTGTGTCAACAAATGGAGGCGTCTTCATGGTCCATCTTGAGTCCTTGCAGTTTAAGAAGATTTTTGAAAGCAATCCTTTCGCCGAATGTACGACATCCACCATCCACCCATTCACAAGTTTTTTTACTGCAGGCAATAACATGAATGTACAAGGATAA